One window from the genome of Anticarsia gemmatalis isolate Benzon Research Colony breed Stoneville strain chromosome 8, ilAntGemm2 primary, whole genome shotgun sequence encodes:
- the LOC142975096 gene encoding uncharacterized protein LOC142975096 isoform X2 has protein sequence MADDDEIDILGDFSFNSCFAQNNQGIPSCSSREDTVHPQWLLDSTETNWYDKQSNRVKEGSPKKLYGNNSSDKYSNEVSSHTTWSQAEREILVREMAKYGRNVRKISQSLKTKTEAEIQALIEAEYGVHLDTPSFGLDKPEDHEDVPAVGQEEIVTDDVTTMNNVLNMVSTGAPTITLPKKPFRKKNTNTKSLLKPNILLENKSELLAINPAEILYEDDLIIGSTESIGSDLDVTDIVSKNIVKYQAKVKAEKKIGNHRRKVSRNYDKGRTRNRSKELIKSPQGRQRKDSSLSEDSLKSPKMQIVLGSGQALPVSEGEQVIKIEKKKDSDPESDIEIDVDSDTDNMSNKSTPKKDHSVRATSEEAPIAVPLSRFEPMPKRQKKINLDGGGGYTIMHTESGDLFAVGNEPRKERAPKKQHVQLLHCRVYNAEKPAPFEVRVHVSTLLLMDAHAHSSRAEVMGLLGGAVSERDVTGGGARLVLTVTAYRTAAAAAGSTHCDMDPVSQSLAAESLRASHIVCGWHHSHPQFPAAPSAQDLVSQRGLQRALEWRLPFLGFITSQHWPTGRTASQYRCIRVEDIDDAEVPIGYQFSVKLLPDLTPDSLPSFLRELRSVMICDNNRNEYSVDMVRDKCPQAGITYLEKCISSASHHMRSAGYADDDPLVKNLIQGIRDVFR, from the exons atgGCGGACGACGACGAGATTGACATTTTAGGAGATTTCTCTTTTAATTCTTGTTTTGCTCAGAATAATCAAGGAAT ACCTTCGTGTTCCAGTCGCGAAGACACGGTGCACCCGCAGTGGCTTCTTGACTCCACAGAAACGAATTGGTATGACAAACAAAGTAACAG GGTCAAAGAAGGTTCACCAAAGAAGCTGTACGGCAACAACTCATCAGACAAGTACAGCAATGAGGTGTCCTCTCACACCACTTGGAGCCAGGCTGAAAGAGAAATACTGGTTAGAGAAATG gcaAAATATGGAAGAAATGTACGAAAAATATCACAATCTTTGAAAACGAAGACTGAGGCAGAGATACAAGCATTAATAGAAGCTGAATATGGAGTGCACTTGGATACACCGTCATTTGGCCTCGACAAGCCCGAAGACCACGAGGACGTGCCCGCAGTAGGCCAGGAAGAAATAGTCACAGATGACGTTACAACAATGAATAATGTACTAAATATGGTCTCGACTGGAGCACCAACAATTACTCTCCCAAAAAAACCATTcagaaagaaaaatactaaCACAAAGAGCTTATTAAAACCTAACATTTTACTTGAGAACAAGTCTGAATTACTAGCTATAAATCCTGCTGAAATATTGTACGAAGATGATCTTATAATAGGCTCGACTGAATCCATCGGTTCTGATTTAGATGTTACAGATATTGTATCGAAGAATATAGTTAAATATCAAGCGAAAGTCAAGGCTGAGAAGAAAATAGGGAATCATAGGAGAAAAGTGTCAAGGAATTATGATAAAGGTAGAACGAGGAATAGGAGTAAGGAATTGATCAAGTCGCCTCAAGGCAGGCAGAGGAAGGATTCAAGTTTGTCTGAGGATAGTTTGAAGAGTCCTAAAATGCAGATTGTTTTGGGGTCTGGACAAGCATTGCCGGTGTCTGAAGGGGAACAAGTG ATTAAAATAGAGAAGAAGAAAGACTCGGACCCGGAGAGCGACATAGAGATAGACGTGGACAGTGATACCGACAACATGTCTAACAAGAGTACGCCCAAGAAGGACCATAGTGTAAGAGCTACCAGTGAGGAGGCACCTATAGCTGTACCGCTCAGCAGGTTCGAACCTATGCCGAAACGACAGAAGAAAATCAACCTG GATGGCGGGGGTGGCTATACGATAATGCACACGGAGTCAGGCGATCTGTTCGCGGTAGGCAATGAGCCGCGCAAGGAGCGAGCACCCAAGAAACAACACGTACAGCTGTTACATTGCAGAGTGTATAATGCTGAGAAGCcg GCACCTTTCGAAGTGCGAGTGCACGTATcaactctgctcctaatggacGCGCACGCGCACTCGTCCCGCGCGGAAGTGATGGGTCTGCTGGGCGGGGCCGTGAGCGAGCGTGACGTCACGGGGGGCGGGGCGCGCCTCGTGCTCACTGTTACTGCGTACCGGACTGCTGCTGCCGCGGCTGGTAGCACGCATTGTGATATGGACCCTG TATCTCAATCGCTGGCAGCGGAGTCTCTCCGCGCCTCGCACATAGTATGCGGCTGGCACCACTCGCACCCGCAGTTCCCGGCGGCGCCGTCAGCTCAGGACCTGGTGTCGCAGCGCGGCCTGCAGCGGGCGCTGGAGTGGCGCCTGCCCTTCCTGGGGTTCATCACCTCGCAGCACTGGCCCACTGGCAGGACAGCTTCGCAATACCG TTGTATCCGCGTCGAAGACATCGACGACGCGGAAGTGCCGATCGGCTACCAATTCAGTGTGAAGTTACTGCCGGACCTGACGCCCGACTCTCTGCCCTCGTTCTTGAGAGAACTGCGCTCCGTCATGATATGTGACAACAACAGGAATGAGTACAGTGTCGACATGGTGCGTGATAAGTGTCCGCAGGCGGGAATCACTTATTTAGAAAAG TGCATATCGAGTGCATCCCACCACATGCGGTCAGCGGGCTACGCGGACGACGACCCCCTAGTTAAGAACCTCATACAAGGCATCAGAGATGTGTTCAGATAG
- the LOC142975096 gene encoding uncharacterized protein LOC142975096 isoform X1 produces MADDDEIDILGDFSFNSCFAQNNQGIPSCSSREDTVHPQWLLDSTETNWYDKQSNSRVKEGSPKKLYGNNSSDKYSNEVSSHTTWSQAEREILVREMAKYGRNVRKISQSLKTKTEAEIQALIEAEYGVHLDTPSFGLDKPEDHEDVPAVGQEEIVTDDVTTMNNVLNMVSTGAPTITLPKKPFRKKNTNTKSLLKPNILLENKSELLAINPAEILYEDDLIIGSTESIGSDLDVTDIVSKNIVKYQAKVKAEKKIGNHRRKVSRNYDKGRTRNRSKELIKSPQGRQRKDSSLSEDSLKSPKMQIVLGSGQALPVSEGEQVIKIEKKKDSDPESDIEIDVDSDTDNMSNKSTPKKDHSVRATSEEAPIAVPLSRFEPMPKRQKKINLDGGGGYTIMHTESGDLFAVGNEPRKERAPKKQHVQLLHCRVYNAEKPAPFEVRVHVSTLLLMDAHAHSSRAEVMGLLGGAVSERDVTGGGARLVLTVTAYRTAAAAAGSTHCDMDPVSQSLAAESLRASHIVCGWHHSHPQFPAAPSAQDLVSQRGLQRALEWRLPFLGFITSQHWPTGRTASQYRCIRVEDIDDAEVPIGYQFSVKLLPDLTPDSLPSFLRELRSVMICDNNRNEYSVDMVRDKCPQAGITYLEKCISSASHHMRSAGYADDDPLVKNLIQGIRDVFR; encoded by the exons atgGCGGACGACGACGAGATTGACATTTTAGGAGATTTCTCTTTTAATTCTTGTTTTGCTCAGAATAATCAAGGAAT ACCTTCGTGTTCCAGTCGCGAAGACACGGTGCACCCGCAGTGGCTTCTTGACTCCACAGAAACGAATTGGTATGACAAACAAAGTAACAG CAGGGTCAAAGAAGGTTCACCAAAGAAGCTGTACGGCAACAACTCATCAGACAAGTACAGCAATGAGGTGTCCTCTCACACCACTTGGAGCCAGGCTGAAAGAGAAATACTGGTTAGAGAAATG gcaAAATATGGAAGAAATGTACGAAAAATATCACAATCTTTGAAAACGAAGACTGAGGCAGAGATACAAGCATTAATAGAAGCTGAATATGGAGTGCACTTGGATACACCGTCATTTGGCCTCGACAAGCCCGAAGACCACGAGGACGTGCCCGCAGTAGGCCAGGAAGAAATAGTCACAGATGACGTTACAACAATGAATAATGTACTAAATATGGTCTCGACTGGAGCACCAACAATTACTCTCCCAAAAAAACCATTcagaaagaaaaatactaaCACAAAGAGCTTATTAAAACCTAACATTTTACTTGAGAACAAGTCTGAATTACTAGCTATAAATCCTGCTGAAATATTGTACGAAGATGATCTTATAATAGGCTCGACTGAATCCATCGGTTCTGATTTAGATGTTACAGATATTGTATCGAAGAATATAGTTAAATATCAAGCGAAAGTCAAGGCTGAGAAGAAAATAGGGAATCATAGGAGAAAAGTGTCAAGGAATTATGATAAAGGTAGAACGAGGAATAGGAGTAAGGAATTGATCAAGTCGCCTCAAGGCAGGCAGAGGAAGGATTCAAGTTTGTCTGAGGATAGTTTGAAGAGTCCTAAAATGCAGATTGTTTTGGGGTCTGGACAAGCATTGCCGGTGTCTGAAGGGGAACAAGTG ATTAAAATAGAGAAGAAGAAAGACTCGGACCCGGAGAGCGACATAGAGATAGACGTGGACAGTGATACCGACAACATGTCTAACAAGAGTACGCCCAAGAAGGACCATAGTGTAAGAGCTACCAGTGAGGAGGCACCTATAGCTGTACCGCTCAGCAGGTTCGAACCTATGCCGAAACGACAGAAGAAAATCAACCTG GATGGCGGGGGTGGCTATACGATAATGCACACGGAGTCAGGCGATCTGTTCGCGGTAGGCAATGAGCCGCGCAAGGAGCGAGCACCCAAGAAACAACACGTACAGCTGTTACATTGCAGAGTGTATAATGCTGAGAAGCcg GCACCTTTCGAAGTGCGAGTGCACGTATcaactctgctcctaatggacGCGCACGCGCACTCGTCCCGCGCGGAAGTGATGGGTCTGCTGGGCGGGGCCGTGAGCGAGCGTGACGTCACGGGGGGCGGGGCGCGCCTCGTGCTCACTGTTACTGCGTACCGGACTGCTGCTGCCGCGGCTGGTAGCACGCATTGTGATATGGACCCTG TATCTCAATCGCTGGCAGCGGAGTCTCTCCGCGCCTCGCACATAGTATGCGGCTGGCACCACTCGCACCCGCAGTTCCCGGCGGCGCCGTCAGCTCAGGACCTGGTGTCGCAGCGCGGCCTGCAGCGGGCGCTGGAGTGGCGCCTGCCCTTCCTGGGGTTCATCACCTCGCAGCACTGGCCCACTGGCAGGACAGCTTCGCAATACCG TTGTATCCGCGTCGAAGACATCGACGACGCGGAAGTGCCGATCGGCTACCAATTCAGTGTGAAGTTACTGCCGGACCTGACGCCCGACTCTCTGCCCTCGTTCTTGAGAGAACTGCGCTCCGTCATGATATGTGACAACAACAGGAATGAGTACAGTGTCGACATGGTGCGTGATAAGTGTCCGCAGGCGGGAATCACTTATTTAGAAAAG TGCATATCGAGTGCATCCCACCACATGCGGTCAGCGGGCTACGCGGACGACGACCCCCTAGTTAAGAACCTCATACAAGGCATCAGAGATGTGTTCAGATAG
- the LOC142975096 gene encoding uncharacterized protein LOC142975096 isoform X4, with product MADDDEIDILGDFSFNSCFAQNNQGIREDTVHPQWLLDSTETNWYDKQSNRVKEGSPKKLYGNNSSDKYSNEVSSHTTWSQAEREILVREMAKYGRNVRKISQSLKTKTEAEIQALIEAEYGVHLDTPSFGLDKPEDHEDVPAVGQEEIVTDDVTTMNNVLNMVSTGAPTITLPKKPFRKKNTNTKSLLKPNILLENKSELLAINPAEILYEDDLIIGSTESIGSDLDVTDIVSKNIVKYQAKVKAEKKIGNHRRKVSRNYDKGRTRNRSKELIKSPQGRQRKDSSLSEDSLKSPKMQIVLGSGQALPVSEGEQVIKIEKKKDSDPESDIEIDVDSDTDNMSNKSTPKKDHSVRATSEEAPIAVPLSRFEPMPKRQKKINLDGGGGYTIMHTESGDLFAVGNEPRKERAPKKQHVQLLHCRVYNAEKPAPFEVRVHVSTLLLMDAHAHSSRAEVMGLLGGAVSERDVTGGGARLVLTVTAYRTAAAAAGSTHCDMDPVSQSLAAESLRASHIVCGWHHSHPQFPAAPSAQDLVSQRGLQRALEWRLPFLGFITSQHWPTGRTASQYRCIRVEDIDDAEVPIGYQFSVKLLPDLTPDSLPSFLRELRSVMICDNNRNEYSVDMVRDKCPQAGITYLEKCISSASHHMRSAGYADDDPLVKNLIQGIRDVFR from the exons atgGCGGACGACGACGAGATTGACATTTTAGGAGATTTCTCTTTTAATTCTTGTTTTGCTCAGAATAATCAAGGAAT TCGCGAAGACACGGTGCACCCGCAGTGGCTTCTTGACTCCACAGAAACGAATTGGTATGACAAACAAAGTAACAG GGTCAAAGAAGGTTCACCAAAGAAGCTGTACGGCAACAACTCATCAGACAAGTACAGCAATGAGGTGTCCTCTCACACCACTTGGAGCCAGGCTGAAAGAGAAATACTGGTTAGAGAAATG gcaAAATATGGAAGAAATGTACGAAAAATATCACAATCTTTGAAAACGAAGACTGAGGCAGAGATACAAGCATTAATAGAAGCTGAATATGGAGTGCACTTGGATACACCGTCATTTGGCCTCGACAAGCCCGAAGACCACGAGGACGTGCCCGCAGTAGGCCAGGAAGAAATAGTCACAGATGACGTTACAACAATGAATAATGTACTAAATATGGTCTCGACTGGAGCACCAACAATTACTCTCCCAAAAAAACCATTcagaaagaaaaatactaaCACAAAGAGCTTATTAAAACCTAACATTTTACTTGAGAACAAGTCTGAATTACTAGCTATAAATCCTGCTGAAATATTGTACGAAGATGATCTTATAATAGGCTCGACTGAATCCATCGGTTCTGATTTAGATGTTACAGATATTGTATCGAAGAATATAGTTAAATATCAAGCGAAAGTCAAGGCTGAGAAGAAAATAGGGAATCATAGGAGAAAAGTGTCAAGGAATTATGATAAAGGTAGAACGAGGAATAGGAGTAAGGAATTGATCAAGTCGCCTCAAGGCAGGCAGAGGAAGGATTCAAGTTTGTCTGAGGATAGTTTGAAGAGTCCTAAAATGCAGATTGTTTTGGGGTCTGGACAAGCATTGCCGGTGTCTGAAGGGGAACAAGTG ATTAAAATAGAGAAGAAGAAAGACTCGGACCCGGAGAGCGACATAGAGATAGACGTGGACAGTGATACCGACAACATGTCTAACAAGAGTACGCCCAAGAAGGACCATAGTGTAAGAGCTACCAGTGAGGAGGCACCTATAGCTGTACCGCTCAGCAGGTTCGAACCTATGCCGAAACGACAGAAGAAAATCAACCTG GATGGCGGGGGTGGCTATACGATAATGCACACGGAGTCAGGCGATCTGTTCGCGGTAGGCAATGAGCCGCGCAAGGAGCGAGCACCCAAGAAACAACACGTACAGCTGTTACATTGCAGAGTGTATAATGCTGAGAAGCcg GCACCTTTCGAAGTGCGAGTGCACGTATcaactctgctcctaatggacGCGCACGCGCACTCGTCCCGCGCGGAAGTGATGGGTCTGCTGGGCGGGGCCGTGAGCGAGCGTGACGTCACGGGGGGCGGGGCGCGCCTCGTGCTCACTGTTACTGCGTACCGGACTGCTGCTGCCGCGGCTGGTAGCACGCATTGTGATATGGACCCTG TATCTCAATCGCTGGCAGCGGAGTCTCTCCGCGCCTCGCACATAGTATGCGGCTGGCACCACTCGCACCCGCAGTTCCCGGCGGCGCCGTCAGCTCAGGACCTGGTGTCGCAGCGCGGCCTGCAGCGGGCGCTGGAGTGGCGCCTGCCCTTCCTGGGGTTCATCACCTCGCAGCACTGGCCCACTGGCAGGACAGCTTCGCAATACCG TTGTATCCGCGTCGAAGACATCGACGACGCGGAAGTGCCGATCGGCTACCAATTCAGTGTGAAGTTACTGCCGGACCTGACGCCCGACTCTCTGCCCTCGTTCTTGAGAGAACTGCGCTCCGTCATGATATGTGACAACAACAGGAATGAGTACAGTGTCGACATGGTGCGTGATAAGTGTCCGCAGGCGGGAATCACTTATTTAGAAAAG TGCATATCGAGTGCATCCCACCACATGCGGTCAGCGGGCTACGCGGACGACGACCCCCTAGTTAAGAACCTCATACAAGGCATCAGAGATGTGTTCAGATAG
- the LOC142975096 gene encoding uncharacterized protein LOC142975096 isoform X3, translating into MADDDEIDILGDFSFNSCFAQNNQGIREDTVHPQWLLDSTETNWYDKQSNSRVKEGSPKKLYGNNSSDKYSNEVSSHTTWSQAEREILVREMAKYGRNVRKISQSLKTKTEAEIQALIEAEYGVHLDTPSFGLDKPEDHEDVPAVGQEEIVTDDVTTMNNVLNMVSTGAPTITLPKKPFRKKNTNTKSLLKPNILLENKSELLAINPAEILYEDDLIIGSTESIGSDLDVTDIVSKNIVKYQAKVKAEKKIGNHRRKVSRNYDKGRTRNRSKELIKSPQGRQRKDSSLSEDSLKSPKMQIVLGSGQALPVSEGEQVIKIEKKKDSDPESDIEIDVDSDTDNMSNKSTPKKDHSVRATSEEAPIAVPLSRFEPMPKRQKKINLDGGGGYTIMHTESGDLFAVGNEPRKERAPKKQHVQLLHCRVYNAEKPAPFEVRVHVSTLLLMDAHAHSSRAEVMGLLGGAVSERDVTGGGARLVLTVTAYRTAAAAAGSTHCDMDPVSQSLAAESLRASHIVCGWHHSHPQFPAAPSAQDLVSQRGLQRALEWRLPFLGFITSQHWPTGRTASQYRCIRVEDIDDAEVPIGYQFSVKLLPDLTPDSLPSFLRELRSVMICDNNRNEYSVDMVRDKCPQAGITYLEKCISSASHHMRSAGYADDDPLVKNLIQGIRDVFR; encoded by the exons atgGCGGACGACGACGAGATTGACATTTTAGGAGATTTCTCTTTTAATTCTTGTTTTGCTCAGAATAATCAAGGAAT TCGCGAAGACACGGTGCACCCGCAGTGGCTTCTTGACTCCACAGAAACGAATTGGTATGACAAACAAAGTAACAG CAGGGTCAAAGAAGGTTCACCAAAGAAGCTGTACGGCAACAACTCATCAGACAAGTACAGCAATGAGGTGTCCTCTCACACCACTTGGAGCCAGGCTGAAAGAGAAATACTGGTTAGAGAAATG gcaAAATATGGAAGAAATGTACGAAAAATATCACAATCTTTGAAAACGAAGACTGAGGCAGAGATACAAGCATTAATAGAAGCTGAATATGGAGTGCACTTGGATACACCGTCATTTGGCCTCGACAAGCCCGAAGACCACGAGGACGTGCCCGCAGTAGGCCAGGAAGAAATAGTCACAGATGACGTTACAACAATGAATAATGTACTAAATATGGTCTCGACTGGAGCACCAACAATTACTCTCCCAAAAAAACCATTcagaaagaaaaatactaaCACAAAGAGCTTATTAAAACCTAACATTTTACTTGAGAACAAGTCTGAATTACTAGCTATAAATCCTGCTGAAATATTGTACGAAGATGATCTTATAATAGGCTCGACTGAATCCATCGGTTCTGATTTAGATGTTACAGATATTGTATCGAAGAATATAGTTAAATATCAAGCGAAAGTCAAGGCTGAGAAGAAAATAGGGAATCATAGGAGAAAAGTGTCAAGGAATTATGATAAAGGTAGAACGAGGAATAGGAGTAAGGAATTGATCAAGTCGCCTCAAGGCAGGCAGAGGAAGGATTCAAGTTTGTCTGAGGATAGTTTGAAGAGTCCTAAAATGCAGATTGTTTTGGGGTCTGGACAAGCATTGCCGGTGTCTGAAGGGGAACAAGTG ATTAAAATAGAGAAGAAGAAAGACTCGGACCCGGAGAGCGACATAGAGATAGACGTGGACAGTGATACCGACAACATGTCTAACAAGAGTACGCCCAAGAAGGACCATAGTGTAAGAGCTACCAGTGAGGAGGCACCTATAGCTGTACCGCTCAGCAGGTTCGAACCTATGCCGAAACGACAGAAGAAAATCAACCTG GATGGCGGGGGTGGCTATACGATAATGCACACGGAGTCAGGCGATCTGTTCGCGGTAGGCAATGAGCCGCGCAAGGAGCGAGCACCCAAGAAACAACACGTACAGCTGTTACATTGCAGAGTGTATAATGCTGAGAAGCcg GCACCTTTCGAAGTGCGAGTGCACGTATcaactctgctcctaatggacGCGCACGCGCACTCGTCCCGCGCGGAAGTGATGGGTCTGCTGGGCGGGGCCGTGAGCGAGCGTGACGTCACGGGGGGCGGGGCGCGCCTCGTGCTCACTGTTACTGCGTACCGGACTGCTGCTGCCGCGGCTGGTAGCACGCATTGTGATATGGACCCTG TATCTCAATCGCTGGCAGCGGAGTCTCTCCGCGCCTCGCACATAGTATGCGGCTGGCACCACTCGCACCCGCAGTTCCCGGCGGCGCCGTCAGCTCAGGACCTGGTGTCGCAGCGCGGCCTGCAGCGGGCGCTGGAGTGGCGCCTGCCCTTCCTGGGGTTCATCACCTCGCAGCACTGGCCCACTGGCAGGACAGCTTCGCAATACCG TTGTATCCGCGTCGAAGACATCGACGACGCGGAAGTGCCGATCGGCTACCAATTCAGTGTGAAGTTACTGCCGGACCTGACGCCCGACTCTCTGCCCTCGTTCTTGAGAGAACTGCGCTCCGTCATGATATGTGACAACAACAGGAATGAGTACAGTGTCGACATGGTGCGTGATAAGTGTCCGCAGGCGGGAATCACTTATTTAGAAAAG TGCATATCGAGTGCATCCCACCACATGCGGTCAGCGGGCTACGCGGACGACGACCCCCTAGTTAAGAACCTCATACAAGGCATCAGAGATGTGTTCAGATAG
- the LOC142975096 gene encoding uncharacterized protein LOC142975096 isoform X8 — translation MADDDEIDILGDFSFNSCFAQNNQGIREDTVHPQWLLDSTETNWVKEGSPKKLYGNNSSDKYSNEVSSHTTWSQAEREILVREMAKYGRNVRKISQSLKTKTEAEIQALIEAEYGVHLDTPSFGLDKPEDHEDVPAVGQEEIVTDDVTTMNNVLNMVSTGAPTITLPKKPFRKKNTNTKSLLKPNILLENKSELLAINPAEILYEDDLIIGSTESIGSDLDVTDIVSKNIVKYQAKVKAEKKIGNHRRKVSRNYDKGRTRNRSKELIKSPQGRQRKDSSLSEDSLKSPKMQIVLGSGQALPVSEGEQVIKIEKKKDSDPESDIEIDVDSDTDNMSNKSTPKKDHSVRATSEEAPIAVPLSRFEPMPKRQKKINLDGGGGYTIMHTESGDLFAVGNEPRKERAPKKQHVQLLHCRVYNAEKPAPFEVRVHVSTLLLMDAHAHSSRAEVMGLLGGAVSERDVTGGGARLVLTVTAYRTAAAAAGSTHCDMDPVSQSLAAESLRASHIVCGWHHSHPQFPAAPSAQDLVSQRGLQRALEWRLPFLGFITSQHWPTGRTASQYRCIRVEDIDDAEVPIGYQFSVKLLPDLTPDSLPSFLRELRSVMICDNNRNEYSVDMVRDKCPQAGITYLEKCISSASHHMRSAGYADDDPLVKNLIQGIRDVFR, via the exons atgGCGGACGACGACGAGATTGACATTTTAGGAGATTTCTCTTTTAATTCTTGTTTTGCTCAGAATAATCAAGGAAT TCGCGAAGACACGGTGCACCCGCAGTGGCTTCTTGACTCCACAGAAACGAATTG GGTCAAAGAAGGTTCACCAAAGAAGCTGTACGGCAACAACTCATCAGACAAGTACAGCAATGAGGTGTCCTCTCACACCACTTGGAGCCAGGCTGAAAGAGAAATACTGGTTAGAGAAATG gcaAAATATGGAAGAAATGTACGAAAAATATCACAATCTTTGAAAACGAAGACTGAGGCAGAGATACAAGCATTAATAGAAGCTGAATATGGAGTGCACTTGGATACACCGTCATTTGGCCTCGACAAGCCCGAAGACCACGAGGACGTGCCCGCAGTAGGCCAGGAAGAAATAGTCACAGATGACGTTACAACAATGAATAATGTACTAAATATGGTCTCGACTGGAGCACCAACAATTACTCTCCCAAAAAAACCATTcagaaagaaaaatactaaCACAAAGAGCTTATTAAAACCTAACATTTTACTTGAGAACAAGTCTGAATTACTAGCTATAAATCCTGCTGAAATATTGTACGAAGATGATCTTATAATAGGCTCGACTGAATCCATCGGTTCTGATTTAGATGTTACAGATATTGTATCGAAGAATATAGTTAAATATCAAGCGAAAGTCAAGGCTGAGAAGAAAATAGGGAATCATAGGAGAAAAGTGTCAAGGAATTATGATAAAGGTAGAACGAGGAATAGGAGTAAGGAATTGATCAAGTCGCCTCAAGGCAGGCAGAGGAAGGATTCAAGTTTGTCTGAGGATAGTTTGAAGAGTCCTAAAATGCAGATTGTTTTGGGGTCTGGACAAGCATTGCCGGTGTCTGAAGGGGAACAAGTG ATTAAAATAGAGAAGAAGAAAGACTCGGACCCGGAGAGCGACATAGAGATAGACGTGGACAGTGATACCGACAACATGTCTAACAAGAGTACGCCCAAGAAGGACCATAGTGTAAGAGCTACCAGTGAGGAGGCACCTATAGCTGTACCGCTCAGCAGGTTCGAACCTATGCCGAAACGACAGAAGAAAATCAACCTG GATGGCGGGGGTGGCTATACGATAATGCACACGGAGTCAGGCGATCTGTTCGCGGTAGGCAATGAGCCGCGCAAGGAGCGAGCACCCAAGAAACAACACGTACAGCTGTTACATTGCAGAGTGTATAATGCTGAGAAGCcg GCACCTTTCGAAGTGCGAGTGCACGTATcaactctgctcctaatggacGCGCACGCGCACTCGTCCCGCGCGGAAGTGATGGGTCTGCTGGGCGGGGCCGTGAGCGAGCGTGACGTCACGGGGGGCGGGGCGCGCCTCGTGCTCACTGTTACTGCGTACCGGACTGCTGCTGCCGCGGCTGGTAGCACGCATTGTGATATGGACCCTG TATCTCAATCGCTGGCAGCGGAGTCTCTCCGCGCCTCGCACATAGTATGCGGCTGGCACCACTCGCACCCGCAGTTCCCGGCGGCGCCGTCAGCTCAGGACCTGGTGTCGCAGCGCGGCCTGCAGCGGGCGCTGGAGTGGCGCCTGCCCTTCCTGGGGTTCATCACCTCGCAGCACTGGCCCACTGGCAGGACAGCTTCGCAATACCG TTGTATCCGCGTCGAAGACATCGACGACGCGGAAGTGCCGATCGGCTACCAATTCAGTGTGAAGTTACTGCCGGACCTGACGCCCGACTCTCTGCCCTCGTTCTTGAGAGAACTGCGCTCCGTCATGATATGTGACAACAACAGGAATGAGTACAGTGTCGACATGGTGCGTGATAAGTGTCCGCAGGCGGGAATCACTTATTTAGAAAAG TGCATATCGAGTGCATCCCACCACATGCGGTCAGCGGGCTACGCGGACGACGACCCCCTAGTTAAGAACCTCATACAAGGCATCAGAGATGTGTTCAGATAG